CCCAACAGCGCACTTCGATTTGCAGCCCGAAATCTCTTTTTCCGCCTCGTGTACCTGTCACCCGATCTTCATGGAGTATGGCCATGTATTGAAAGGCTCCCGAATCTTTTAAGTAGCGCTCCATGATCGCCGTCGCTTTTCGTACGGTGACCAAGCGCTCGGGAGTCACTTCGCCAATAATTCGGGCAGCAAGGCCCGGTCCGGGAAATGGAATACGGCCATAGATTTCAGGAGGAAGACCTAAGGTTTTACCCAGTTCCCGCACGCCGTCTTTGCGAAGCTGGATAAGGGGCTCAAGAATCTTATAACCAAAAGCCTGCTCCGGATCAATACCAAGCTGGGCGAAGACGTTATGCTGCCGTTTCACGCCCGCCACCGTTTCGTCCACATCTGTCAATATGGTTCCCTGTAAAAGGACTTTAGCGCCGCTCTCTTTCACTACTTTGGCAAATACGTCTTTGTAAAAGCATTGGCGGATAACCTCACGCTTTTCTTCCGGATCTGTAACGCCTTTTAACGCATCGTGAAAGATCTGCTGCGCTTGGATAATATCAACCTTCACGCCGAGACCTTGGAAGATCTCGGTCACCCGTTCCGGTTCACCTTCACGCATGATTCCATTGTCAATGATGACGGTACGCAGTTGACTGCCCAGCGCCGCATGCCCGAGCATGGTCACCGTCGCGGAATCGACGCCCCCCGACAAGGTATTAATACAGGTATCCGCTCCCACGGCTTCACGTATTTCATTGACTTTATCTTCTATAAACCGAGTTGTATCCAGATCTTTCACTGTAATTTCTTGTATCATAGAATTATATCCTTCTTTTAGAGCAGGGAAGACCAATAGAAAGTCTCTTGCTTATACAATGTCACGCTTTCAGCCCACACCAAGCATAGTATCATAACCGCCAAGACTTGAAAAAACATCTAAGGGGGCGGCGTCTC
Above is a genomic segment from Candidatus Hydrogenedentota bacterium containing:
- a CDS encoding ExsB family transcriptional regulator yields the protein MIQEITVKDLDTTRFIEDKVNEIREAVGADTCINTLSGGVDSATVTMLGHAALGSQLRTVIIDNGIMREGEPERVTEIFQGLGVKVDIIQAQQIFHDALKGVTDPEEKREVIRQCFYKDVFAKVVKESGAKVLLQGTILTDVDETVAGVKRQHNVFAQLGIDPEQAFGYKILEPLIQLRKDGVRELGKTLGLPPEIYGRIPFPGPGLAARIIGEVTPERLVTVRKATAIMERYLKDSGAFQYMAILHEDRVTGTRGGKRDFGLQIEVRCWESVDARTAVPTPLSFDLLTTMANEITEKVPGVVSVTYNIASKPPSTLEVI